In Heliangelus exortis chromosome 19, bHelExo1.hap1, whole genome shotgun sequence, the genomic stretch GAGTcttgttctgctgctctgctgcttgcagggatggaagaacaaaagggaaagggagcaAAGTTTATGAACAGTGAACATTGTCCAGAGGTGCAGCATCACCCAGCACGTTGTTCAGCttcacctcctccccctgctctcATACAATCCTACTTTAACTTGGGGTCTGCAGATCCAGAAACCACTCCAAATGCTCCATCACCCCCCCGCTGCATCCTGGCACAAATCCCAGCCCTGAGGTGCAGAATCCAAGTGACAAATCTGATCATTAAACACCAGTGGGCAGCTGGGTGAAGTAAAAGCCACAAAACCTCTAAAAAAAGTAAAGGTTTCCCAAAGCTCAGCAAAAAGTAAGGTCtgattgttgttttttttccagagaataCTGACACATGCCTACTCCAGAGTGGTCCTCAGggtgctggaggcagctgtggAGTCAAAGAAGAGATTCAGTGTTTATGTCACTGAGTCCCAGCCCGATCAGGCAGGGTCAGTACTCCTTAGGGTGTTTTGTTAACAGGGTAAGTTACAGCCAACACCAAATCAGCCCTCcctgaagaaaagctgctgggCTGGTTTGCAGCAGCTTAAATGCTAAACATCAGTAAGAGCACCTTAttatggttaaaaaaataaaaaaaaataaattggcaACTAATTTCCAACACTAAATATCCTGTAGTGTTACCTTGGCTTTCCTCAAAGGTTTACAAACTTTCAGTCAGTGCCAGCTGACTTAAAGCTGACTTTAAACTGCTTTAATTATCATctgtttgtttccatttctaTACAACAACTTCTTTCCAATTAGAGAATCCATCATAAACCCAAACTACAGGCCAGGGTACAGGGGCAGTCCTGGGTTTCAGCCTTTCAGACAATATTTTTCTAGCATTGCCTCTAAAAAACAAGATTTTAAGCTTCACAAATGCTTTAACAGACAAAAAATGGCAAAAGCCTTGAGGAAGCTGAACATCCCTGTGACTGTCATTCTGGATGCTGCAGTTGGGTAAGTCTGATGATTAAATCTTagtatttttcctcagttttactGTGGTAGTGTTACAAGTTTCCTACAAGTTTACCTGTTCAAACTACAGAGGTTATTACTTAATTTGCCACAGTCATTAAACCAGTTAAACAAGTTACACCTCTAGGTGGACAATTAGGAGAAAACTCCTGCTCCACAACCAGTTCTTGGTGTTTGTGTgttagaatgaaaaaaaaaattctttttagaTCTTATTTTCAATTACCAGGAGGGATGTGCAGCAAAGGGGGGGTGGAGGAGCAGCCTCCTGGGTGTTGTTTGGCCAAGGTGATCTCAGTGCAGTTACAGGCAGCATCATTCCACAGGCACCATCTCCTGGAACTGAGTATTATTCCAGTCAAATCAAAACTTTCCCAGCATTTAGACAATTGCCAGGCTTAGGGGTGGCTGGAGAAGACAATTTCTTAATATTCCTGCTAGGAATAGGAAGCAGCTGACCAAGGGTGTGCAACATGGACTTGCATAGGCAGATAAAACTGGTCCAGAAGTGAAAGAGTGTTTGAATTACCaatttctgttctcttcagCAAGTCATTTGTCACACTACTTACCAAAACTtaagatttttctcctcttttggAAACAGCTACATTATGGAGAAAGTGGACCTTGTGCTGGTTGGTGCTGAAGGTGTAGTTGAAAGTGGAGGCATTATTAACAAGGTACTGAGTTTGTTCCATCACACTCTAAGCTCTGGACTTTTAAAAGTTTGATTTCTTTGAAGCAAgcaaagctttctgaaaaatctttccTATTTGAACAAGAAAAAGCTGTTCAGTACTGGCCACTGGGCAGTGTTGTGTCAGGCTGGCACTGAtgttgttttcctcctctctccacagatTGGCACCAATCAAATTGCTGTGTGTGCCAAAGCTCAGAACAAGCCCTTTTATGTGGTAGCAGAAAGTTTCAAGTTTGTAAGACTTTACCCTCTAAATCAGCAGGATGTCCCAGATAAGTTTAAGgtaagagaaactgaaatgacTTCTTAGGCAGCTGAGATGCACACTTACATTTTGATGAGTAATTTTCAGCTGAGGAGGACATCTTCCAGCTGCATCTCTCTCTACATTCCATGGAGTTGCAAGTCAAACAGACATAATTTGTCAGAATACTCTTATTTAGTTCCTAAAGGGGCTCCTTgggggcagaggagctgagggcaAGAAACAGTTATGTCCAAACATTTCAAATTCTACTTCATACAGAGAATAAAACAGCAGAGATCAAGGTGGCACCAACCTGTGCCTCATTTTGAAGTTGATTTCCCTCAGTTTTACCACAAACATCTGCTCAGGACAGAACCACTCTTGCCCAACAGAGATTTTAACTTGCAGTTGTCTATTAACTGATAATAATTAATAACTAATGAAATCTGTTTCCTTCTAGTACAAAGCAGACACtctgaaaacaaatcagaaCCTCACAGAGGAGCATCCCTGGATTGACTACACATCCCCATCACTAATTACATTACTGTTTACAGACCTGGGTGTGCTGACTCCATCAGCTGTCAGTGATGAACTCATTAAACTCTATTTGTAGCAGAGGACTCAGTGCAGGGGATGCTTCATCTTCAGTGTCCATCATGAGAGCTTGGGAGATGACACAAGTTAAGTGGAGGTGGTAAGGAGATGACATTTGTAAGGATTAATTTAATTATCAGGCTTCTTGAGGTTTGGAAGTGAAACTTTACATATGGGTGGACCActattaattacaaaaaaaaaaaaaagagccaaaaaTTACTACAGCTTCTGAagagctgaaataaattattttaaagatggGTGTACTTTTTgatattgtaaaataaaataccttatGGTGTATTCAGACTCATTCTGAGGGATTCTGTTACCTACTGATCTGTGGTACATACCTGAAAAACAATTAATAAATGCACAAGGCTGCTGATGGAAATCTGCAGCTCAGGCCACACCATGGAAGAGGAAAGCTTTTAGCTTTGTCCCTAACTGCAGCCCTGGTTTTATGTCTTCACAGATGCCAGGTCTCTTTATGAAGAAATAAGACCTATTTTgttataaaaatacagctttattGAAATAGGCAGGTTTTTTTATAGTAAAAGTGTGGTCAGAGTAACTGTCAACCTTCAGCCTCTAGGTCAGCACCAGTTTCTGCTTTGAGTCTACTCTGGCTGCTTGTTACTCTCTTCTCAAACTCctcttcagtaatttttcctttttttaaccttttcaaGAGCCTTGTGTcattcagcagctcctccatATCCTCATCTTCAATATCTGAGCCCTGTTGGCAGttgaaaaacaacaaattaaACACGACACCAAGAGGTTTTCATTCTATACATTCTATACATTCCTGAACAGGAGATCTTTAACAACTCAGATGTTGCCAGCAGTTTCC encodes the following:
- the EIF2B1 gene encoding translation initiation factor eIF2B subunit alpha: MMSRRGLRHPDGPGGSGAAMSRNDLIETFRAQLRDDPDVASAVAAIRVLLGFLKQDRGETIQGLRSSLLAAIETLSGVDSSVAVLSGGELFLRFISLTSLEYSDYSKCKEIMIERGEIFLRKVSLSRNKIAKLCHPFIRDGARILTHAYSRVVLRVLEAAVESKKRFSVYVTESQPDQAGQKMAKALRKLNIPVTVILDAAVGYIMEKVDLVLVGAEGVVESGGIINKIGTNQIAVCAKAQNKPFYVVAESFKFVRLYPLNQQDVPDKFKYKADTLKTNQNLTEEHPWIDYTSPSLITLLFTDLGVLTPSAVSDELIKLYL